In a single window of the Chaetodon trifascialis isolate fChaTrf1 chromosome 19, fChaTrf1.hap1, whole genome shotgun sequence genome:
- the LOC139347511 gene encoding mitotic deacetylase-associated SANT domain protein-like isoform X1, translating into MSLPPQVNTDKSGKLRAAAMKEPVQHSGEVYYGMGPPALESSHSDSASSSGVYNPEKGPQSLPHYQQAAPVKWMHQDSTQVPGWSQEAPVPAWGQNFGPYMGGMNVRGQMAFHKGVHEGVALPMAAENQLPGPVEAYRDATQAQAQGRGLEWEQHAAAAIHQAQLQAYQHAHKGVELQGQPHVPSHTLQGSMLQPFQTTFRPSKQQFSTGYYSVFPGNKGVPSLAYGEQPKTQQQLLHQMQQQQMHHHHQQQQQQQLHQQHHLQLQQQQQQQQHLQQQQQQIQHHQMQQQQQQQLQQMQHQYHQRQLQERQQHMQQMQQQQLQQQNVPQQETAQLQVQPKPQQTQNFVTYQPPESCPPDAASKKEDVSVEPQQEPEARTHDASPAPTPGSEKTATNPAQSAAPRRSRRLSRDGQSPVGPPSTNIWSQASKEPPTSQNGVAGVQAVRGGESQVTTGGVIQITSRRRRASKEINLETLAQKASEMEPAKMEDGPPGRQATMVPLVIPVSVPVHRTQTDPQGGWPQGRVGPGERPAGQSDRKPSVIVARRRSLRNSMTESFGQDGENDLVLDEDGKSKLKRRPRPEPLIIPPHKPSTFIPPSLYSTITSYQSNLRSPVRLPDNPLTLPPYTPPPILSPVREGSGLYFSTFLTNIASNQILPPPPATPKSATRSLLRSTSSEITPPVLPLIADAAPASLEPRINIGQKYQAEIPELQDQLSSQFDQHKADLVWLPLDESCLKHSDQERMEDLMNMACSSVLRGGGTNQELVLHCLHECGGDFLVMLGRLMLQDPVFPKGHHLAGYHYSGSDCWTAEEKRYFNKGISAYRKDFFMVQKLVQTKTVAQCVEFYYTYKKQVKIGRNGILTFGPPDSPVEKHTEAVVDVKSSQQSKLMDGDEKMDVSYDQIHESSQQARVAQSLQAHDYAGTMVMIKEPDTVNNPPSAAHRPRAEPAAKKSKVPVKPPQDPDAIFPCKKCGRVFYKVKSRSAHMKSHAEQEKKAAALRQKEVEEQAAAEARARKAAAAAAVAAHQGGNGNGMMAQAEVSGQEDSSEAEDDDDEDWH; encoded by the exons ATGAGTCTTCCTCCTCAAGTAAATACCGACAAGAGCGGCAAGCTTCGGGCTGCAGCCATGAAAGAGCCTGTGCAGCATTCAGGGGAGGTTTACTATGGCATGGGACCTCCGGCTTTAGAGTCAAGCCACAGTGACTCAGCTAGCAGCTCTGGTGTTTACAACCCCGAGAAGGGGCCCCAAAGTCTACCGCACTATCAACAGGCTGCTCCTGTAAAGTGGATGCACCAGGACTCCACGCAGGTCCCCGGCTGGTCTCAGGAAGCCCCTGTGCCAGCCTGGGGGCAGAACTTTGGCCCCTATATGGGCGGAATGAATGTCAGAGGTCAGATGGCGTTCCACAAAGGAGTCCATGAGGGTGTAGCTCTGCCGATGGCGGCAGAGAACCAACTGCCAGGTCCCGTCGAGGCTTACAGAGATGCCACCCAGGCTCAAGCTCAGGGGAGGGGGCTCGAGTGGGAGCAGCACGCTGCGGCTGCAATACACCAGGCTCAGCTGCAGGCCTACCAGCACGCCCACAAAGGTGTGGAGCTCCAAGGTCAGCCCCATGTGCCTTCTCACACTTTGCAGGGGTCCATGCTGCAGCCCTTCCAGACAACATTTAGGCCCAGCAAGCAACAGTTCTCAACCGGTTATTACTCTGTTTTTCCAGGCAACAAGGGAGTGCCGAGCCTGGCGTACGGCGAGCAGCCCAAAACTCAACAACAGCTGCTCCATcagatgcagcagcaacaaatgcatcaccatcaccagcagcagcaacagcagcagctgcatcaaCAGCATCACCTgcagttgcagcagcagcagcaacaacagcagcatttgcagcaacagcagcaacaaatcCAACACCatcagatgcagcagcagcagcagcagcaactgcAGCAGATGCAGCACCAGTATCACCAGCGACAGCTACAGGAGCGGCAGCAACACATGCAGCaaatgcaacagcagcagttgcagcaACAAAATGTGCCACAGCAAGAAACGGCACAACTGCAGGTGCAACCAAAACCGCAACAAACCCAAAACTTTGTGACTTATCAGCCTCCTGAGTCTTGTCCACCTGATGCCGCGTCTAAAAAAGAGGATGTCTCAGTGGAGCCGCAGCAGGAACCAGAGGCTCGAACCCACGATGCATCACCTGCACCCACGCCAGGCTCTGAGAAAACCGCGACAAATCCTGCACAGTCAGCTGCCCCTCGGCGCTCGCGCCGCCTTTCCAGAGACGGGCAGTCCCCAGTGGGTCCCCCTTCGACAAACATCTGGTCTCAAGCCTCCAAAGAGCCCCCTACGTCCCAGAATGGAGTAGCAGGCGTTCAGGCagtgagaggaggggaaagcCAAGTGACAACAGGAGGAGTCATCCAGATCACCAGTAGGAGAAGGAGGGCGTCTAAGGAGATCAACTTGGAGACTCTGGCCCAGAAGGCGTCAGAAATGGAGCCTGCTAAAATG GAAGATGGTCCTCCAGGCAGGCAGGCCACTATGGTGCCCCTGGTTATCCCCGTCTCTGTGCCAGTGCACAGGACCCAGACAGATCCTCAGGGTGGCTGGCCTCAGGGACGAGTCGGCCCGGGCGAGCGGCCGGCGGGACAGTCCGACAGGAAACCTTCTGTCATCGTGGCTCGTCGGCGATCGCTCAGAAACTCCATGACCGAGAGTTTTGGTCAG GATGGGGAGAATGATCTGGTGTTGGACGAGGACGGAAAATCCAAATTAAAGCGCCGACCCCGCCCCGAGCCTCTCATCATCCCCCCACACAAACCATCcaccttcatccctccatccctctacTCCACCATCACCTCGTACCAGAGCAACCTGCGCTCTCCAGTGCGCCTGCCGGACAACCCCCTCACCCTGCCCCCGTACACACCTCCACCCATCCTGTCTCCCGTGCGTGAGGGCTCCGGACTCTATTTCTCCACCTTCCTGACCAACATCGCGAGCAACCAAATCTTGCCGCCGCCGCCTGCTACGCCCAAATCTGCAACACGCAGCCTGTTGCGCTCCA CAAGTTCAGAAATCACACCTCCAGTTCTGCCCTTGATCGCCGATGCCGCACCTGCCAGCCTTGAACC ACGCATCAACATCGGCCAGAAGTACCAGGCAGAAATTCCCGAGTTGCAAGATCAGCTGTCCTCCCAGTTTGACCAGCACAAGGCCGACCTGGTGTGGCTCCCTTTGGACGAGTCCTGCCTCAAACACAGCGATCAGGAGAGGA TGGAGGATTTGATGAACATGGCTTGTTCCAGTGTACTCAGGGGCGGAGGAACCAACCAGGAGCTGGTTTTACACTGTTTACATGAATGTGGAGGTGATTTCCTT GTAATGCTGGGACGTTTGATGCTCCAGGACCCAGTTTTCCCCAAAGGCCATCACCTGGCAGGTTATCACTACTCAG GCTCCGACTGCTGGACTGCAGAAGAGAAGCGCTACTTCAATAAGGGGATCTCTGCCTACAGGAAGGACTTCTTTATGGTGCAGAAACTG GTGCAGACCAAGACTGTGGCTCAGTGTGTGGAGTTTTACTACACGTACAAGAAGCAGGTGAAGATCGGCCGCAACGGGATTTTAACCTTTGGCCCTCCGGATTCACCCGTGGAGAAGCACACAGAGGCCGTGGTGGATGTTAAG AGTTCACAGCAGTCAAAACTGATGGATGGCGACGAGAAGATGGACGTTTCGTACGACCAGATCCATGAGAGCAGCCAGCAGGCAAGGGTTGCTCAGTCACTACAGGCTCACGACTAT GCAGGAACAATGGTGATGATCAAAGAGCCGGACACTGTGAACAACCCGCCGTCAGCTGCTCACAGGCCTCGGGCTGAgcctgcagcaaagaagagcaAAGTGCCTGTAAAGCCCCCGCAGGATCCTGACGCAATATTTCCATGCAAGAAGTGTGGCAG GGTGTTTTATAAAGTGAAGAGTCGCAGTGCTCACATGAAAAGTCATGcggagcaggagaagaaggCTGCAGCGCTGCGTCAGAAAGAGGTGGAGGAACAGGCGGCGGCTGAAGCTCGGGCCAGgaaggcggcggcggcggcggcagtgGCGGCTCATCAGGGAGGAAATGGGAACGGAATGATGGCGCAGGCGGAGGTCAGCGGCCAGGAAGACTCATCTGAGGCCGAGGATGACGACGATGAAGACTGGCATTGA
- the LOC139347511 gene encoding mitotic deacetylase-associated SANT domain protein-like isoform X2 has product MSLPPQVNTDKSGKLRAAAMKEPVQHSGEVYYGMGPPALESSHSDSASSSGVYNPEKGPQSLPHYQQAAPVKWMHQDSTQVPGWSQEAPVPAWGQNFGPYMGGMNVRGQMAFHKGVHEGVALPMAAENQLPGPVEAYRDATQAQAQGRGLEWEQHAAAAIHQAQLQAYQHAHKGVELQGNKGVPSLAYGEQPKTQQQLLHQMQQQQMHHHHQQQQQQQLHQQHHLQLQQQQQQQQHLQQQQQQIQHHQMQQQQQQQLQQMQHQYHQRQLQERQQHMQQMQQQQLQQQNVPQQETAQLQVQPKPQQTQNFVTYQPPESCPPDAASKKEDVSVEPQQEPEARTHDASPAPTPGSEKTATNPAQSAAPRRSRRLSRDGQSPVGPPSTNIWSQASKEPPTSQNGVAGVQAVRGGESQVTTGGVIQITSRRRRASKEINLETLAQKASEMEPAKMEDGPPGRQATMVPLVIPVSVPVHRTQTDPQGGWPQGRVGPGERPAGQSDRKPSVIVARRRSLRNSMTESFGQDGENDLVLDEDGKSKLKRRPRPEPLIIPPHKPSTFIPPSLYSTITSYQSNLRSPVRLPDNPLTLPPYTPPPILSPVREGSGLYFSTFLTNIASNQILPPPPATPKSATRSLLRSTSSEITPPVLPLIADAAPASLEPRINIGQKYQAEIPELQDQLSSQFDQHKADLVWLPLDESCLKHSDQERMEDLMNMACSSVLRGGGTNQELVLHCLHECGGDFLVMLGRLMLQDPVFPKGHHLAGYHYSGSDCWTAEEKRYFNKGISAYRKDFFMVQKLVQTKTVAQCVEFYYTYKKQVKIGRNGILTFGPPDSPVEKHTEAVVDVKSSQQSKLMDGDEKMDVSYDQIHESSQQARVAQSLQAHDYAGTMVMIKEPDTVNNPPSAAHRPRAEPAAKKSKVPVKPPQDPDAIFPCKKCGRVFYKVKSRSAHMKSHAEQEKKAAALRQKEVEEQAAAEARARKAAAAAAVAAHQGGNGNGMMAQAEVSGQEDSSEAEDDDDEDWH; this is encoded by the exons ATGAGTCTTCCTCCTCAAGTAAATACCGACAAGAGCGGCAAGCTTCGGGCTGCAGCCATGAAAGAGCCTGTGCAGCATTCAGGGGAGGTTTACTATGGCATGGGACCTCCGGCTTTAGAGTCAAGCCACAGTGACTCAGCTAGCAGCTCTGGTGTTTACAACCCCGAGAAGGGGCCCCAAAGTCTACCGCACTATCAACAGGCTGCTCCTGTAAAGTGGATGCACCAGGACTCCACGCAGGTCCCCGGCTGGTCTCAGGAAGCCCCTGTGCCAGCCTGGGGGCAGAACTTTGGCCCCTATATGGGCGGAATGAATGTCAGAGGTCAGATGGCGTTCCACAAAGGAGTCCATGAGGGTGTAGCTCTGCCGATGGCGGCAGAGAACCAACTGCCAGGTCCCGTCGAGGCTTACAGAGATGCCACCCAGGCTCAAGCTCAGGGGAGGGGGCTCGAGTGGGAGCAGCACGCTGCGGCTGCAATACACCAGGCTCAGCTGCAGGCCTACCAGCACGCCCACAAAGGTGTGGAGCTCCAAG GCAACAAGGGAGTGCCGAGCCTGGCGTACGGCGAGCAGCCCAAAACTCAACAACAGCTGCTCCATcagatgcagcagcaacaaatgcatcaccatcaccagcagcagcaacagcagcagctgcatcaaCAGCATCACCTgcagttgcagcagcagcagcaacaacagcagcatttgcagcaacagcagcaacaaatcCAACACCatcagatgcagcagcagcagcagcagcaactgcAGCAGATGCAGCACCAGTATCACCAGCGACAGCTACAGGAGCGGCAGCAACACATGCAGCaaatgcaacagcagcagttgcagcaACAAAATGTGCCACAGCAAGAAACGGCACAACTGCAGGTGCAACCAAAACCGCAACAAACCCAAAACTTTGTGACTTATCAGCCTCCTGAGTCTTGTCCACCTGATGCCGCGTCTAAAAAAGAGGATGTCTCAGTGGAGCCGCAGCAGGAACCAGAGGCTCGAACCCACGATGCATCACCTGCACCCACGCCAGGCTCTGAGAAAACCGCGACAAATCCTGCACAGTCAGCTGCCCCTCGGCGCTCGCGCCGCCTTTCCAGAGACGGGCAGTCCCCAGTGGGTCCCCCTTCGACAAACATCTGGTCTCAAGCCTCCAAAGAGCCCCCTACGTCCCAGAATGGAGTAGCAGGCGTTCAGGCagtgagaggaggggaaagcCAAGTGACAACAGGAGGAGTCATCCAGATCACCAGTAGGAGAAGGAGGGCGTCTAAGGAGATCAACTTGGAGACTCTGGCCCAGAAGGCGTCAGAAATGGAGCCTGCTAAAATG GAAGATGGTCCTCCAGGCAGGCAGGCCACTATGGTGCCCCTGGTTATCCCCGTCTCTGTGCCAGTGCACAGGACCCAGACAGATCCTCAGGGTGGCTGGCCTCAGGGACGAGTCGGCCCGGGCGAGCGGCCGGCGGGACAGTCCGACAGGAAACCTTCTGTCATCGTGGCTCGTCGGCGATCGCTCAGAAACTCCATGACCGAGAGTTTTGGTCAG GATGGGGAGAATGATCTGGTGTTGGACGAGGACGGAAAATCCAAATTAAAGCGCCGACCCCGCCCCGAGCCTCTCATCATCCCCCCACACAAACCATCcaccttcatccctccatccctctacTCCACCATCACCTCGTACCAGAGCAACCTGCGCTCTCCAGTGCGCCTGCCGGACAACCCCCTCACCCTGCCCCCGTACACACCTCCACCCATCCTGTCTCCCGTGCGTGAGGGCTCCGGACTCTATTTCTCCACCTTCCTGACCAACATCGCGAGCAACCAAATCTTGCCGCCGCCGCCTGCTACGCCCAAATCTGCAACACGCAGCCTGTTGCGCTCCA CAAGTTCAGAAATCACACCTCCAGTTCTGCCCTTGATCGCCGATGCCGCACCTGCCAGCCTTGAACC ACGCATCAACATCGGCCAGAAGTACCAGGCAGAAATTCCCGAGTTGCAAGATCAGCTGTCCTCCCAGTTTGACCAGCACAAGGCCGACCTGGTGTGGCTCCCTTTGGACGAGTCCTGCCTCAAACACAGCGATCAGGAGAGGA TGGAGGATTTGATGAACATGGCTTGTTCCAGTGTACTCAGGGGCGGAGGAACCAACCAGGAGCTGGTTTTACACTGTTTACATGAATGTGGAGGTGATTTCCTT GTAATGCTGGGACGTTTGATGCTCCAGGACCCAGTTTTCCCCAAAGGCCATCACCTGGCAGGTTATCACTACTCAG GCTCCGACTGCTGGACTGCAGAAGAGAAGCGCTACTTCAATAAGGGGATCTCTGCCTACAGGAAGGACTTCTTTATGGTGCAGAAACTG GTGCAGACCAAGACTGTGGCTCAGTGTGTGGAGTTTTACTACACGTACAAGAAGCAGGTGAAGATCGGCCGCAACGGGATTTTAACCTTTGGCCCTCCGGATTCACCCGTGGAGAAGCACACAGAGGCCGTGGTGGATGTTAAG AGTTCACAGCAGTCAAAACTGATGGATGGCGACGAGAAGATGGACGTTTCGTACGACCAGATCCATGAGAGCAGCCAGCAGGCAAGGGTTGCTCAGTCACTACAGGCTCACGACTAT GCAGGAACAATGGTGATGATCAAAGAGCCGGACACTGTGAACAACCCGCCGTCAGCTGCTCACAGGCCTCGGGCTGAgcctgcagcaaagaagagcaAAGTGCCTGTAAAGCCCCCGCAGGATCCTGACGCAATATTTCCATGCAAGAAGTGTGGCAG GGTGTTTTATAAAGTGAAGAGTCGCAGTGCTCACATGAAAAGTCATGcggagcaggagaagaaggCTGCAGCGCTGCGTCAGAAAGAGGTGGAGGAACAGGCGGCGGCTGAAGCTCGGGCCAGgaaggcggcggcggcggcggcagtgGCGGCTCATCAGGGAGGAAATGGGAACGGAATGATGGCGCAGGCGGAGGTCAGCGGCCAGGAAGACTCATCTGAGGCCGAGGATGACGACGATGAAGACTGGCATTGA
- the LOC139347511 gene encoding mitotic deacetylase-associated SANT domain protein-like isoform X3, with translation MQQQQMHHHHQQQQQQQLHQQHHLQLQQQQQQQQHLQQQQQQIQHHQMQQQQQQQLQQMQHQYHQRQLQERQQHMQQMQQQQLQQQNVPQQETAQLQVQPKPQQTQNFVTYQPPESCPPDAASKKEDVSVEPQQEPEARTHDASPAPTPGSEKTATNPAQSAAPRRSRRLSRDGQSPVGPPSTNIWSQASKEPPTSQNGVAGVQAVRGGESQVTTGGVIQITSRRRRASKEINLETLAQKASEMEPAKMEDGPPGRQATMVPLVIPVSVPVHRTQTDPQGGWPQGRVGPGERPAGQSDRKPSVIVARRRSLRNSMTESFGQDGENDLVLDEDGKSKLKRRPRPEPLIIPPHKPSTFIPPSLYSTITSYQSNLRSPVRLPDNPLTLPPYTPPPILSPVREGSGLYFSTFLTNIASNQILPPPPATPKSATRSLLRSTSSEITPPVLPLIADAAPASLEPRINIGQKYQAEIPELQDQLSSQFDQHKADLVWLPLDESCLKHSDQERMEDLMNMACSSVLRGGGTNQELVLHCLHECGGDFLVMLGRLMLQDPVFPKGHHLAGYHYSGSDCWTAEEKRYFNKGISAYRKDFFMVQKLVQTKTVAQCVEFYYTYKKQVKIGRNGILTFGPPDSPVEKHTEAVVDVKSSQQSKLMDGDEKMDVSYDQIHESSQQARVAQSLQAHDYAGTMVMIKEPDTVNNPPSAAHRPRAEPAAKKSKVPVKPPQDPDAIFPCKKCGRVFYKVKSRSAHMKSHAEQEKKAAALRQKEVEEQAAAEARARKAAAAAAVAAHQGGNGNGMMAQAEVSGQEDSSEAEDDDDEDWH, from the exons atgcagcagcaacaaatgcatcaccatcaccagcagcagcaacagcagcagctgcatcaaCAGCATCACCTgcagttgcagcagcagcagcaacaacagcagcatttgcagcaacagcagcaacaaatcCAACACCatcagatgcagcagcagcagcagcagcaactgcAGCAGATGCAGCACCAGTATCACCAGCGACAGCTACAGGAGCGGCAGCAACACATGCAGCaaatgcaacagcagcagttgcagcaACAAAATGTGCCACAGCAAGAAACGGCACAACTGCAGGTGCAACCAAAACCGCAACAAACCCAAAACTTTGTGACTTATCAGCCTCCTGAGTCTTGTCCACCTGATGCCGCGTCTAAAAAAGAGGATGTCTCAGTGGAGCCGCAGCAGGAACCAGAGGCTCGAACCCACGATGCATCACCTGCACCCACGCCAGGCTCTGAGAAAACCGCGACAAATCCTGCACAGTCAGCTGCCCCTCGGCGCTCGCGCCGCCTTTCCAGAGACGGGCAGTCCCCAGTGGGTCCCCCTTCGACAAACATCTGGTCTCAAGCCTCCAAAGAGCCCCCTACGTCCCAGAATGGAGTAGCAGGCGTTCAGGCagtgagaggaggggaaagcCAAGTGACAACAGGAGGAGTCATCCAGATCACCAGTAGGAGAAGGAGGGCGTCTAAGGAGATCAACTTGGAGACTCTGGCCCAGAAGGCGTCAGAAATGGAGCCTGCTAAAATG GAAGATGGTCCTCCAGGCAGGCAGGCCACTATGGTGCCCCTGGTTATCCCCGTCTCTGTGCCAGTGCACAGGACCCAGACAGATCCTCAGGGTGGCTGGCCTCAGGGACGAGTCGGCCCGGGCGAGCGGCCGGCGGGACAGTCCGACAGGAAACCTTCTGTCATCGTGGCTCGTCGGCGATCGCTCAGAAACTCCATGACCGAGAGTTTTGGTCAG GATGGGGAGAATGATCTGGTGTTGGACGAGGACGGAAAATCCAAATTAAAGCGCCGACCCCGCCCCGAGCCTCTCATCATCCCCCCACACAAACCATCcaccttcatccctccatccctctacTCCACCATCACCTCGTACCAGAGCAACCTGCGCTCTCCAGTGCGCCTGCCGGACAACCCCCTCACCCTGCCCCCGTACACACCTCCACCCATCCTGTCTCCCGTGCGTGAGGGCTCCGGACTCTATTTCTCCACCTTCCTGACCAACATCGCGAGCAACCAAATCTTGCCGCCGCCGCCTGCTACGCCCAAATCTGCAACACGCAGCCTGTTGCGCTCCA CAAGTTCAGAAATCACACCTCCAGTTCTGCCCTTGATCGCCGATGCCGCACCTGCCAGCCTTGAACC ACGCATCAACATCGGCCAGAAGTACCAGGCAGAAATTCCCGAGTTGCAAGATCAGCTGTCCTCCCAGTTTGACCAGCACAAGGCCGACCTGGTGTGGCTCCCTTTGGACGAGTCCTGCCTCAAACACAGCGATCAGGAGAGGA TGGAGGATTTGATGAACATGGCTTGTTCCAGTGTACTCAGGGGCGGAGGAACCAACCAGGAGCTGGTTTTACACTGTTTACATGAATGTGGAGGTGATTTCCTT GTAATGCTGGGACGTTTGATGCTCCAGGACCCAGTTTTCCCCAAAGGCCATCACCTGGCAGGTTATCACTACTCAG GCTCCGACTGCTGGACTGCAGAAGAGAAGCGCTACTTCAATAAGGGGATCTCTGCCTACAGGAAGGACTTCTTTATGGTGCAGAAACTG GTGCAGACCAAGACTGTGGCTCAGTGTGTGGAGTTTTACTACACGTACAAGAAGCAGGTGAAGATCGGCCGCAACGGGATTTTAACCTTTGGCCCTCCGGATTCACCCGTGGAGAAGCACACAGAGGCCGTGGTGGATGTTAAG AGTTCACAGCAGTCAAAACTGATGGATGGCGACGAGAAGATGGACGTTTCGTACGACCAGATCCATGAGAGCAGCCAGCAGGCAAGGGTTGCTCAGTCACTACAGGCTCACGACTAT GCAGGAACAATGGTGATGATCAAAGAGCCGGACACTGTGAACAACCCGCCGTCAGCTGCTCACAGGCCTCGGGCTGAgcctgcagcaaagaagagcaAAGTGCCTGTAAAGCCCCCGCAGGATCCTGACGCAATATTTCCATGCAAGAAGTGTGGCAG GGTGTTTTATAAAGTGAAGAGTCGCAGTGCTCACATGAAAAGTCATGcggagcaggagaagaaggCTGCAGCGCTGCGTCAGAAAGAGGTGGAGGAACAGGCGGCGGCTGAAGCTCGGGCCAGgaaggcggcggcggcggcggcagtgGCGGCTCATCAGGGAGGAAATGGGAACGGAATGATGGCGCAGGCGGAGGTCAGCGGCCAGGAAGACTCATCTGAGGCCGAGGATGACGACGATGAAGACTGGCATTGA